The following coding sequences lie in one Phragmites australis chromosome 8, lpPhrAust1.1, whole genome shotgun sequence genomic window:
- the LOC133926314 gene encoding uncharacterized protein LOC133926314: MRERRRRDSVCGPALRPRRPRRLWPWAPPPPAASGGADDSIRLYDLPTVVELCPLLDPSAAASALHLYDADGFALLATLRTFPRREAAEGPTVHPSGRVALAMLNLVTGRRRSYGKTSEEQTMMQVN, encoded by the exons ATGAGGGAGAGGAGACGACGGGATAGCGTCTGCGGCCCTGCGCTCCGCCCCCGCCGCCCTCGTCGCCTGTGGCCCTGGGCGCCGCCCCCTCCTGCGGCCTCCGGTGGCGCCGACGACTCCATCCGCCTCTACGACCTCCCCACTGTCGTCGAACTCTGCCCGCTCCTGGACCCCTCCGCCGCGGCCTCCGCGCTCCACCTCTACGACGCCGACGGCTTCGCGCTCCTCGCCACGCTCCGCACGTTCCCGCGCCGAGAGGCCGCCGAGGGGCCCACCGTGCACCCGTCAGGCCGCGTCGCGCTCGCCATGCTCAACCTCGTCACGGGACGACGCAG GAGTTATGGAaaaacaagtgaagaacaaactaTGATGCAAGTTAATTGA